The genomic region CAAGATCAATGTTCTCGTACCACCGAACTCCCACCTTATTGGTGCTGTAGGAAGTGCTTTACTGGCTTCAGGATACGTGGAGGAGTAATTCTATGGAACCTCTTGAGACTTTCGTTGTAGAGTCCACGATACCGGAGGAGGGAGATGCCTACAAAAGCATAGTTGCGGATATAATCACTGAACTGGTTCTTGGCGGTGCAATCGGAAGAATAAAAGTGAGAGTAAGACCTGAGGATTCCCTTTTTATGATGGCTATAATCCTCAGAGGCACACAGCCAACAGTAAAAGTATCTGATATGGGCAGCGTGGATGTTACTAACCATCTTACTAAAGAAGTCACAATTTCAATTGAGCAGGAAAAATATCTTCCTCAATTACTTGAACAACTCTGGGCAAAATACGGACGTGCAGGTGTACGCCAGCCTGAAAGGAAGACCCTTATCCTTACAGCAGAGAATCTTGATGAAGAAGTAGAATTCCTTAGGAATCTCGTTGTTGCAGATCCTCAGAAGACTCTCCAGTCCAGACTTGTAGAAATGGCTATCCGTGCAACTCCCGAAGGTTTCAGGGTGCGCTACCATTCAATGGATAAGCATGTTTTTGTTTTTGCTGCAACAGAGGATATTCTCAAGAAAGAGTGGATACAGGAAGCACAGGATATTGCAACAGAACTCCAGGAGGATGAATAATGGCAGCAGTTCTTGAACCTTACATTTACGAAGGTGGAATTCACCAGCATACTCTCATCACCGAACTTCTGGAAGATCTAGGAGGCTATCTGATCCAGAAAGTTCCGGCAGCTACAGAAGTTACTCTTGTGATGCTTATCCCAAGAGACGATGTTCATCTCATTGAAGAACTTGGAAAGAAACTTCTCGGCAAGCTGGAACGTGCACCTCTCACAGGAACTGAGATCGCTGTAGTTTCTCCTACTCTTGCATCCCATCACCTACCACATTCTGCCTGTGATGTTGCAGAATTTATGCGCAGAGGTGGTGCAAACACCAATATGCTCGGTCTTGCAAGAGGCATGGGCAGAAGGGTCTCACTTTCTGATAACTACGAGAGGAAACTCATTAATGAGCACGACCTTGCTGTATTCTCATTTGGTACTTTTGCAGATTGTATCAAGAACAAAAAACCAAAGCTTCTTGAAGGTGTAACAGTTCCAAAGATCGTTGCCGGAGGTCCTCTCAACGTAAAGACCGAGGAGGTAGCTGGTGCTGATCTCTATGTTGGCGGTATCGGCAGGGTTGCCCATCGTCTGAGAAAACCGGGAGAACTTGGTTCACTTGACAACCTGCTTGAGAAGGTTGTGGAAGTCGTTGAAAAGATGCGTGAGGATCTTGCAAAGGATCCGCTTGCAGTGCTCCCCCCAAGGGTTATGAAAGAAATACATGAACAGATACCTGAGATATTTGATGTATTCTCTCCTGCACCGGTGACACTTCAGCTTGATGGATTGCGTGTGAAACTTCCATATGATGAGTTCCATGAAAGAGTGGAGAATCTTGAATTTGATGAAGGTGTGAGACTTTCTGATATGGCAAGTATCACAAAATCCCGTATGAAAAATTATATATTGGTCAAGATCAAACGTGAATCTGAGGTCGGATTCACGGCTTAAATTTTGATTAAAAACGTTTGTGATGTTTGAAACTTATCCGGGGTTATTATGGAACTTGAAAAAATCAAAGAGCTTCTTGACAAAGAGCCAGAAGATGCTGTAGATGAAATTCTGGCTGATGTTGAGAAAAGGTATGGAGAAATTCCCTATATTACTAATTTTATGAAGGATATGCCGGAAATTTTCATATCAAGAATGATCTACGAGAACAGTGTTATGCGTGAATTCAAACGTATGGACCCTAAGACCGTGGAACTTATCAGCATTGCAGTGGCATCGGCACTTCGTTGTGAGCACTGCCTGAAGACCCATGTAAGAGTTGCAAAAAGACTTGGCGTTTCTAAAGAGGAAATATTTGATTCTGTCCTCATAGCCAGTAGTGTTTCAACAGCAGCTGTCCTTGCAGAAGGAACTCGTTCTGTAGACAATGCTTTTGCTGACGAGGAACAAGGTGTGCCCTCATCTGCAAACTGTTCAATATGTAATATTAATTCAGAACTTCCTGAGGAAGACTGAGTTATTTTTTTCTCTAAATAAATCTAAAAATAAGATTAGTAGAGCGGTGCTCCGCTGAGCAGCACTCCAGCTAAATATCCCAGTATGACTCCACTGTTAAGGAATGGAAGACCAGCCTGTGGTTTTCCTTTCATGACCAGTATTGTCAGAGCCATGAATCCTATGATTGTTCCTATCATTGCACCAAGGGCAGGATAGGATATGAATCCAATTGATGCAATGGTAGCTTTCTGCACAAGGAACACATTTGCAGAAACAACCAGGATTGTTGGCATTATAGCATCCCCAAGTCCCATGAAGAATGCTTCTTTTTCCTTTCCTTCTTCCTTGTTGAGTGAATCCTCAATGAATGAGTACTTCAAGTGTTTTGGAATCACAAAAAGGATTGGAAGGTGAAGGTCCATTACTCCTTCTGCAAGGTCTATCATATGCTTTGTCTTGTAAACGGAAATTGCGTCATAGACCGCAAGCAGCGTCAGAAGTACAATAACCGGCAGGATTGACAGTGATATTCCAAATATAGCACTTGCTCCGGCTCCGATGATAAGTCCTACTATGTCAATGACATACCATTCCGGGAATTTGTAGAGTAGTATCGTGAGTATGGCAGCCACAAGACCT from Methanolobus tindarius DSM 2278 harbors:
- a CDS encoding methanogenesis marker 17 protein yields the protein MEPLETFVVESTIPEEGDAYKSIVADIITELVLGGAIGRIKVRVRPEDSLFMMAIILRGTQPTVKVSDMGSVDVTNHLTKEVTISIEQEKYLPQLLEQLWAKYGRAGVRQPERKTLILTAENLDEEVEFLRNLVVADPQKTLQSRLVEMAIRATPEGFRVRYHSMDKHVFVFAATEDILKKEWIQEAQDIATELQEDE
- a CDS encoding methanogenesis marker 7 protein; translated protein: MAAVLEPYIYEGGIHQHTLITELLEDLGGYLIQKVPAATEVTLVMLIPRDDVHLIEELGKKLLGKLERAPLTGTEIAVVSPTLASHHLPHSACDVAEFMRRGGANTNMLGLARGMGRRVSLSDNYERKLINEHDLAVFSFGTFADCIKNKKPKLLEGVTVPKIVAGGPLNVKTEEVAGADLYVGGIGRVAHRLRKPGELGSLDNLLEKVVEVVEKMREDLAKDPLAVLPPRVMKEIHEQIPEIFDVFSPAPVTLQLDGLRVKLPYDEFHERVENLEFDEGVRLSDMASITKSRMKNYILVKIKRESEVGFTA
- a CDS encoding carboxymuconolactone decarboxylase family protein; the protein is MELEKIKELLDKEPEDAVDEILADVEKRYGEIPYITNFMKDMPEIFISRMIYENSVMREFKRMDPKTVELISIAVASALRCEHCLKTHVRVAKRLGVSKEEIFDSVLIASSVSTAAVLAEGTRSVDNAFADEEQGVPSSANCSICNINSELPEED
- a CDS encoding presenilin family intramembrane aspartyl protease PSH, translated to MIYIFGVAELSSEKTVIKDYVPMLVMAGIILVVQITALLLAAPMNANDMQAFEDPDSTSNAIYYIGLILVFTGFLLLAIKKNMEWVIQLVILLAVGATMYYVFYALLSLVDISVMTNNIVSGLVAAILTILLYKFPEWYVIDIVGLIIGAGASAIFGISLSILPVIVLLTLLAVYDAISVYKTKHMIDLAEGVMDLHLPILFVIPKHLKYSFIEDSLNKEEGKEKEAFFMGLGDAIMPTILVVSANVFLVQKATIASIGFISYPALGAMIGTIIGFMALTILVMKGKPQAGLPFLNSGVILGYLAGVLLSGAPLY